One genomic window of Marinobacter adhaerens HP15 includes the following:
- a CDS encoding nucleoside deaminase, which yields MWDEIDEERLATCGESAIDLAISNVKAGGLPFSAVIVNQNGDVVGKGVNQVAEHLDCTAHAEIQAIRDASRNENSVSLKGTTLIASGEPCALCYMAIRMAGIGHVRILLDRYEAAENGFDYRWTYRYLNPGLVNELDVVTLANERKLLPFQMAKMGLND from the coding sequence ATGTGGGACGAAATTGATGAAGAGCGTCTAGCAACCTGTGGCGAAAGCGCGATTGATCTGGCTATTAGCAATGTAAAAGCCGGTGGTTTGCCGTTTTCCGCTGTGATCGTCAATCAAAATGGAGACGTTGTCGGCAAGGGGGTAAATCAGGTTGCCGAGCATCTGGATTGTACCGCACACGCAGAAATACAGGCGATAAGGGACGCTTCACGTAATGAAAATAGCGTCTCTTTAAAAGGGACGACGTTGATTGCCTCAGGAGAGCCTTGCGCTCTCTGTTACATGGCGATCCGTATGGCCGGCATTGGGCATGTCCGTATCTTGTTGGATCGCTATGAGGCTGCAGAAAACGGGTTCGATTATCGGTGGACTTACAGGTATTTGAACCCCGGCCTCGTTAATGAGCTAGATGTTGTGACTTTGGCTAACGAAAGGAAGTTACTCCCATTCCAGATGGCCAAAATGGGGCTGAATGATTGA
- a CDS encoding FMN-dependent NADH-azoreductase, with protein MSTLLHIDSSVRAATNPNPDHDSISKNVARRFIDTWKQNRPEDEYIYRDVGVNPPAFITQDWIGAVFTPEENRTPAQQETLALSDTLIAEVSAADVIVISSPMYNYGMPAQLKAWFDQIVRIGKTFDFDLERGDFPLQPLLSGKTLIIVTSSGEFGFEKGGIREESGHLVPHLRTLSKYLGVDTIYEVAAEYQEFGDERHRVSVANAKARAESLASELSLSAQAPSSVREVTDVGRN; from the coding sequence ATGAGCACACTATTACACATTGATTCAAGCGTTAGAGCCGCGACAAACCCGAACCCGGATCACGATTCCATATCGAAAAATGTCGCCCGCCGATTCATTGATACCTGGAAACAGAACCGGCCTGAGGATGAATATATCTATCGTGACGTTGGGGTGAATCCACCTGCTTTCATTACCCAGGATTGGATTGGTGCGGTGTTTACCCCTGAGGAAAACAGGACCCCGGCACAGCAAGAGACATTGGCACTCTCTGACACCCTGATCGCTGAGGTCTCAGCAGCCGACGTTATTGTGATTTCCTCACCCATGTACAACTACGGTATGCCGGCCCAGCTAAAAGCCTGGTTCGATCAGATCGTTCGCATTGGCAAAACGTTTGATTTCGATCTCGAACGAGGGGACTTCCCGCTGCAGCCCCTGCTATCCGGTAAGACATTGATCATCGTGACCTCCAGCGGAGAGTTTGGCTTTGAAAAAGGCGGAATAAGAGAAGAGTCTGGCCACCTGGTGCCGCACCTCAGAACGTTGAGCAAATACCTCGGTGTGGACACCATTTATGAGGTCGCCGCTGAATATCAGGAATTTGGCGACGAGAGGCACCGAGTGTCAGTAGCCAACGCCAAAGCTCGAGCCGAGAGCCTTGCTTCAGAGCTGAGCCTTTCCGCCCAGGCTCCATCGTCAGTACGTGAGGTCACCGATGTGGGACGAAATTGA
- a CDS encoding AAA family ATPase, which produces MNSYGTLIFFCGKMGAGKSTLSGKIARERGAVLISEDEWLAALFPGEINDFNAYIRYSSRLKPVLKSHVEQVLLAGTSVVLNFPGNTRKQRAWFKDVYSQHGIPHELYYLSVDDEVCLKQLKQRQKEQPERAQFDTEEVFRMVTA; this is translated from the coding sequence ATGAATTCCTACGGAACGTTGATATTCTTCTGCGGGAAAATGGGAGCTGGCAAAAGCACTCTGTCTGGCAAAATCGCTCGTGAACGGGGAGCCGTGCTTATCTCAGAGGATGAGTGGCTGGCCGCTTTGTTCCCCGGCGAGATCAATGATTTCAATGCTTACATTCGTTACTCATCTCGGCTCAAGCCAGTGCTGAAATCACACGTTGAGCAAGTGCTCTTGGCTGGTACCTCTGTAGTCCTGAACTTTCCCGGCAACACCCGTAAGCAGAGAGCCTGGTTCAAAGACGTCTACTCGCAACACGGCATTCCTCATGAGCTGTACTATTTGTCGGTAGACGATGAAGTTTGTTTAAAACAGCTGAAACAGCGACAGAAAGAACAGCCTGAACGGGCTCAGTTCGACACGGAGGAAGTCTTTAGAATGGTGACGGCTTAA